A window of Cellulomonas sp. SLBN-39 genomic DNA:
TGCTGACCGACGACCCGCAGGCCCCGGCGCCCTCGGGCGACGGGCCGCAGGAGATGCCGCGCTCGACGGTCGAGGAGTACGAGGACCCGGGCGCGGCCAACGTCATCCTCACCAACGGTGCACGCCTGTACGTCGACCACGCCCACCCCGAGTACTCCACCCCCGAGGTCACGACCCCGCTCGACGCGGTGCGGTGGGACCGGGCGGGGGAGATGGTGATGCTCGGGTCGGTGCGTGCGCTCGCGTCGACGGCCGCGCTGCCGGACGTCGCGCTGTACAAGAACAACGTCGACGGGAAGGGCGCCACGTACGGCACGCACGAGAACTACCTCGTCGAGCGGGCCGTGCCGTTCGGGGACCTCGTGCGGTCGCTGACGCCGTTCTTCGTCACCCGGCAGGTCTTCACCGGTGCCGGCCGGGTGGGGCTGGGGCAGCGCGGGGAGACGCCGGGGTTCCAGCTGTCGCAGCGCGCCGACTACGTGGAGGCCGAGGTCGGGCTCGAGACGACGCTGCGCCGGCCCATCGTCAACACCCGCGACGAGCCGCACGCCGACCCGGTGCGCTGGCGCCGGCTGCACGTCATCGTCGGCGACGCCACGATGCTCCAGGTCGCGACGTACCTCCGGCTGGGCACGACGTCGCTCGTGCTGTGGCTCGTCGAGCAGGCCGCGGCGTCCGACGGGCCCGCGCGGGCCGCGCTGCGTGACGTCGACGCCCTCGCCCTGCGGGACCCGGTCGGGTCGGTGCACGCGGTCAGCCACGACCTGACCCTCACCGAGCGCCTCGAGCTCGCCGACGGTGGGCGCCTGACCGCGCTGGAGGTCCAGCGCGTGTACCTCGACGCCGTGCGGACCGCCCTGGACGCGACGGGGGAGGCGCCCGACGAGCAGACCGCCGACGTCGTGGGCCGCTGGGCGTCGTTGCTGGACCGGCTGGCGACCGACCCGGCGTCGTGCGCGCGCGAGGTCGAGTGGCTCGCCAAGATGCGGCTGCTGGAGGGCATGCGGCGCCGCGACCACCTCGACTGGGACCACCCGCGCCTGGCTGCCGTCGACCTGCAGTGGTCCGACGTGCGGCCCGAACGCGGGCTCTACCACCGGCTGGTCGCCGCCGGTGCGGTCGACCTGCTGGTCACCGAGGAGCAGGTCCGTGACGCGGTCGTGCACCCGCCGCAGGACACCCGCGCGTACTTCCGCGGTGAGGCCGTCGCCCGGTACGGGCCCCACGTGTCGGCCGCGAGCTGGGACTCCGTCGTCTTCGACGTGCCGGGCGCGCAGACGCTGCAGCGGGTGCCCATGCGCGACCCCCTGCGGGGCACGCGGGCGCACGTCGGCGAGCTGCTCGACCGCAGCCCCGACGCCGCGACGCTCCTCGCCGGGCTCGGCGGGTAGCGGGCCGGCAGCGACCGCTCAGCGCATCGCGCCCACGAGCCGCACCGCCTCACGGGCCTGCTGGACGCGTCGCTCGTACGTCAGCCCGAGGCCGAGGACGGCCGCACCGCCGACGGCGAGCAGGACCCACCCGTCCACGCGGGCGAGCGCGGACGCCGCGACCGGGCTGAGCACGACCGCGAGCGCGGCGAGGGTCGCGGCCGCACCGAGCAGGAACGGTGCCTGCGCCCGGGCCAGCGCGCCCCCGACGGTCGCGCCCACCGCGAGCGCCAGCACCAGCGCCACGCGCCACGGCGCGGGCGCTGCCACGAGCGCGAGCAGCGGGGCGCCGAGCAGCAGCATCAGCGGTGCCCCGAGCACGGTCCACGACGACGACCGGTCGGGCTGCCACCGGCGGACCGCCAGGGCCGTGGTCACGGCACCGAGCAGGACGAGCGGCACGTCGGCGGGCTCGGGACCGCCGCGGCCGGCCGCGACGAGCGCCCCGGCTACCGCCACGCCGACGGCGACGAGCACGTGGTGCCGATCGCGCGCCAGGTGCGCGAGCACCGACCCCGCCGCCAGCACCGCGTAGGCGCGGACCGTGCCGGTGGCCCCGGGGCCGGCGGCGACGAGCGTCGGCACGGCCGCGAGGGTCGCCAGCACGGCGAGCGCGGGCCACGGGACGGCGCGCCGGGACCCCCACCACGCGAGAGCGGCGCCACCCGCGACGACGACCGCGCCGAGGGAGACGACCTCGACACCGACGGGGGCGGGTGTCCCTGGTCCGGTGGCACGCACGGCGGCCTGCGACCACGGCCCGAGGGCGGCGAGCGCGGCAGCGGCGGCGGCCAGCGTGCGGCGCACGACGGGTCCGTCGACCGCGGCCCAGGTCGGGCGGGTCGCCGGTGCGGGCGGTGCGCCGGTGCGGTCCGCGGCCCGGGCCAGCACGAGCAGCAGTGCCCCGCCGGCCAGCCAGAGCGCGTCGCGACCGGGGGTGTCGCGCACGCCGAGCGTCGCCGCGGCGGCGACCAGGCCGACCAGCAGCCACCCGGCGGGTGCGGCGCCCCGGCGGACGGCCGCGGTCACGGCGGCGAGCGTCAGGGTGGCCAGCACGGCCGCCGGGGCGTCGCGCAGCCCGGGCACGGCCGCGGCCGTGGCCAGCGCGGTGATCACGGCGACGGCGACCCCGAGGTCGCCCAGGCGGGGGCGGCGGTCGGACCCGGGCACCGGCCCCTGCGCGGGGCGAGGTCCGGTGCGCCGGCCCGTGGCCGCCCCGAGGAGCGTCGCGGCTGCGGCGAGGACGGCGAGGACCCCCAGGCGGACGGCGTCCGGGAGGGGTGTGGCGGGCAGGGCGGTGGTGCTCGGGGCGGCTGCGGCCAGGCACGTCGGCAGCACGGCCGCCGCGAGGACGACCCACGGCGCGGCGACGGCCGTCCGGGCCCCGGCGGGCGGGGGGAGCCGGACGAGGACCGTCGCGCAGACGGCCAGGCCGACGGCCGCGGCGACCGCCCACGGCTCGACGAGCGGGCTCCCGTCGGCGAGCACGGGGACGGAGGGCGGCAGGGGGCCGCCCGCGGCGGGCGCGAACGCCCGGCGCAGCGGGGCGAGCGCGATCAGGACGGCGGCGAGCGCGGCGATCCCCGCCGCCAGCGGCGCGGGCGTACGGCGCGCGAGCAGGTGCGCCCCGGCCACGAGGAGGGCGGCGGCCACGGTCGCGACGGCGACGCGGTCGACGAGGACGGCGCCCACGGGCAGCGGTGCGACGAGCACGGCGGTCGGTGCGGTCGCCAGGGCCAGCCCGCCGACGACCTGCCCCGCGGCGGCACGCGACCCGCGGAGCGCGGACCTGGTGGTCGCGGCGGCGAGGACCAGCCCCGGCGGCACGACGTACGGTTCGACCAGCACGGTGCCCTGGACGCCGAGGGTGACCCACCAGGCGCTGCTGCCGAGGGCGAGTGCGAGCCAGCCGGCTGCGCGCCGGTCGCCCTGGAGCGCCCACGCGCCGGCGGTGACGGACGCCAGGACGAGGACCACGACGACCGTGGTGGCCGACACCCCGGCGGCGACGGCGACCGCGACGGCGAGCACCGACCACCCGGCGGCCTCGGCCAGGGGCCGGCCGGCGGCACCCGCGCGGCGCAGGGTGAGGTGGGCCGTGAGGACGCCTGCCGCCCCGAGGGCGGCCGCCAGCACGACGGCGCCGGCGGCAGGAGGCACGTCGAGCAGCGCGTGGACGGTGGCGACGCCGAGCGCGGCCACAGGGGCGACGGTGGCGGCGCCGACGGGCCCGGCCGTGGTGCCCCAGGCGGGGCCGCGGCGGAGCAGCTGGAGCGCGACGGCGAGCACGACGGCGGCGGCGGCGAGCACCGTCACGGCACCGGCTCCGGCGGTGCCCGAGCCGACGAGCTGGGCGGTGCCGGCCGCCCAGGCGACGGCGGGCACGGTCCCGGCGGCGGCGACGGCGGCGACCTGCTCGGTCCGTGCGGCGCGTGCGGCGTGCGCGCGGACGGCCAGGCCGGCGCCGACGAGCGCCGCGGCCCCGGCGGTGGTCACCGGCGCGACGAGGCCTGCCGCGTCGCCCGCGCGCACCAGTGCGACGAGCAGCAGGGCCGCCGCGCCGAGCGTCGAGGCCGCGTCGGCCGGGCCGCTGCCGGTGCCGGTGCGGTGCTCGGCGTCCGGGACCCGCGGCGGCACCCAGGTGCGCGCCAGGACGACGAGGAGTGCGGCGCCGCTCAGCGCGACCGCGCCCCAGGCGGGGTCCGTGCCGGCACCGAGCACGGCGGCGACCGCGGCCGCAGCAGCACCCGCGCGCGCGGTCGACGCCCGGACCCGTCCGCCGCGAGCCGCCGTGAGCAGCGCGACCGCGACCGCGACCTCGCCGACGACGAGGGGCGCCGCGCCCCCGGGCAGGGGCGCCACCGCAGGCAGGCAGACGAGCAGCAGCAGGCCCGTGACGGCGCGCACGAACGTCCCGGCACGGGCCCGGCCCGCACCGGACCGTGCGGCGAGCGTCGCGGTGCCCACGGTGACGAGGACGACGACGAGGGCGGCGCCCGTGGCGGGCGACCACGGCGGTCCCCAGGCCGACGGCACCCACGACGTCGCGTCGGCCGGTGCGGGACCCTGGGCGAGCCGACCCAGCACGGCGAGGACCAGGACCAGCGCCCCGGCCAGGGCACCAGGGGCGGCCGCGGCGACCGCACCGGCGGTCACGTGCCGGAGCAGCGGCCACCGCCCGCCCGCCCGGGACCCGGCGACCGCCGTGGCTGCCAGGGCCGCGGCCGGCACGAGCAGCGCCACGGCGCAGCCCAGCAGCAGCGCGCCCGCCGTGCCGACGCCGGCACCCAGCGTCGCGCCAGCCCCGGCGGACCCGGCGGCGGCGACCGCGGCGACGCCGGTGGCGACCGACCACGTCGCGGCCCAGGGCCCCGCACCCGGGGTCCCGCCCGCCGGCGTGCTGCTGACCGGGGCGGCCGCGGCACGGTGGTCGCGCAGGTCGACGACCGCCTGGGCGGCCAGCGCGGCACCGGTCAGGGCCAGGGCGCCGGTCGCGGCCCACGGCGCCTCGCCCGCCAGGGCCTGGACGCCGGCGGTCGCCGCGGCCAGGGCGAGCCCGGCCGGGACGAGGGCCGCCGCGGCCGCCTGCAGCACGCGTCGCTCCGGCGTGCGGGCGGGCGCGGGCAGCGCTGCCCGCAGCAGGCCCAGGGAGCCGGCACCGGCCAGCAGCGCGGCGGCGGACGCGGGCGTGCCGACGGCGGGCAGCCAGGCCAGCGGTGCGGCGGGGACCAGCATGGCAGCGGCGAGCGCCCCCACCCGGACCCGGGACGCCCGGGACCACGCGCCCAGCAGCACCGCGCTCGCCGCCAGCGACACCCCGGCCTGCGTGGTGGCGGGCCCGAGCACCAGGGTGCCGGTGGCGCGCAGCGCCCACGCGTCGAGCAGGAGCAGCACCACGGCGATCGCGCCCACCGCCTCCGCACCGTGCACGAGCCCGCGGCGGCGCAGCAGCGACGCGAGCGCGAACACCACGAGCGTCCCGCCGCCGACGACCGCGGCACGGGCGGGGAGCGTCATGACGTCCCACGCGAAGACGAGGAACGTCAGGCTGGCCGCCGCGAGGAGCCCGGCGCCGACCACCTGCAGCACGGTCTGCACGCGCCACGACGCGCGGGCGGGGGACGGCACCGGGCGCGCGGGCGGCGTGGTGGGGGCCGCCGGTGCGGCGGGGGCGGCCGGCACGGTGCCCGTCGGTGCGGCGACGGGCCGCGACGGAGCAGGGGTCGGGGGAGCGAACGGAGCCGGGGGTACCGGCCGGTGGGTGGGCGACGTGGCGCTCGGCGTCGCCGTGGAACCGGGGTGGGCCGGCGGGGCCACGACCGGCCGGACGGCGGGCGCCACCACCGCAGGTGCGGCGGCGCGCAGCTCGGCGATCGTCTCGGCGCGGCGGCGCAGCGCCTGCGCGGCGGCCTGGCTGTCGGCCCACAGCCTGCTCGCCACCGGGCCCGTCACGTCCAGCCCGCAGGCGGCGCACCGCGTCGACCCGAGCGGGGCCGTGCACGCCGGGCAGCACGTGGGGTCCAGCAGCGCGGCGAGCGCACGTGCGTAGAGGGTGTCGGGTCGCACCGGCTCGGCCATGCCGGCATCGTGCCAGCACGACGACCCGCCGGGGGCCGGTGTCCGGCGTCTGTGGACGTCCGTGCCGGTCCGGCGCGCGGACGCCGGCACGCGGGTCGGCCGACGATGGGCCTAGGGTGGGCGGCAGGTCGTCAGCACCCGCGAGACGGAGGTCACCATGGCTGGTCAGGAGCACGTCAGGCGCCACGAGGACGACGAGCCGGTCGACGGCCCCGACGTCCCGGCCCCGGCGGCGGCGGGCGCGCAGTCCCGCGACGACGAGGTCGACGCCCTGCTCGAGGAGATCGACGACGTCCTGGAGTCCAACGCCGAGCAGTTCGTGCGCGGGTTCGTGCAGAAGGGTGGTCAGTGACCGCCCCGACCGGCCGGCTGGACCCCACGGGCCAGGGCCGGCTGCCGCACGCCTTCACGACGCCCGGCTCGGCGTCGTTCGTGGACTTCCTCGCCGGGTACGCCCCGGAGCTGCTGCCCGGGGCGCGCGCGGTGACGGGCCACGGCCCGGGGGCCGGCGTCCAGGCCCCGCACGGCACGACCATCGTCGCCGCGACGTTCGACGGCGGCGCCGTCCTCGCCGGCGACCGTCGCGCCACGATGGGCTCGATGATCGCCAGCCGGCACATCGAGAAGGTCTTCCCGGCCGACGACTACTCGGCCGTCGGGATCGCCGGCACCGCCGGGCTCGCCATCGAGCTGGTCCGGCTGTTCCAGCTCGAGCTGGAGCACTACGAGAAGATCGAGGGCAGCCTGCTCTCCCTCGACGGCAAGGCCAACCGCCTCGCGACGATGATCCGGGGCAACCTCGGCCTCGCGCTGCAGGGGCTGGCCGTCGTCCCCCTGTTCGCCGGGTACGACCTGGACCGCTCGCTCGGGCGGATCTTCTCCTACGACGTCACCGGCGGCCGGTACGAGGAGCACGAGCACCACGCGGTGGGCTCGGGCTCCGTCTTCGCCCGCGGCTCGCTGAAGAAGCGCTGGCAGCCGGGCATGGACGCGGCCGCCGCCGTGAGGGTCGCGGTCGAGGCGCTCGTCGACGCGGCCGACGACGACTCCGCCACCGGCGGGCCCGACCGCGTCCGGCGCATCTGGCCCGTCGTCGCGACGGTCACCGAGGCCGGCTACCTGCGGGTGCCGGACGACGAGCTCGCGGACGTCGCGGCCCGGATCGAGGACGAGCGCCGCCGGGACGGGGGTGCGCGATGAGCATGCCGTTCTACGTCTCGCCCGAGCAGCTGATGAAGGACCGGGCCGACTACGCGCGCAAGGGCATCGCCCGCGGCCGGTCGGTCGTGGTGCTGCAGTACGACGAGGGCGTGGTGTTCGCGACCGAGAACCCCTCGCGCGCGCTGCACAAGATCTCCGAGATCTACGACCGCATCGCGTTCGCGGCGGTCGGCAAGTACAACGAGTTCGAGAACCTGCGGGTCGCGGGGGTGCGCTACGCGGACCTGCGCGGCTACTCCTACGACCGGGTCGACGTCACGGCGCGCGGGCTGGCGAACGCCTACGCCCAGACGCTGGGCACGGTGTTCACGACCGAGTCCAAGCCGCTCGAGGTCGAGCTCGTCGTCGTCGAGGTGGGCAAGGACGCCTCGGGCGACCAGATCTACCGGCTGTCGTACGACGGCTCGGTGACCGACGAGCACGGCTGGGTCGTGATGGGCGGCCAGGCCGAGCGCCTGGCGACGCTGCTCGGCGAGGGGTGGCGCCCGGGCATGACGCTGGCGCAGGCGCTCGGCCTGGCCGTGCGCGTGCTGGGCTCGGCGCCCGACGAGAAGGACGCCCGCACGCTCGGCGCGGCGCAGCTCGAGGTCGCGGTCCTGGACCGCACGCGGCCGCGGCGCACGTTCCGGCGGCTCACCGGCGCGCTGCTCGACGACGTCCTCGGGGCGTCCGGCGAGGTCGACGCCGCACCCGCGGCGGACGGCCCCGTGCACTGAGCGCGCCGCCCGGCAGGACGGCACCGTCGACGGAAGGGGAGGGCGCATGGACCGGCGCATCTTCGGGCTCGAGACCGAGTACGGCGTGACCTGCGCGGCGCAGGACGGGCGGGGCCTGTCGGCCGACGAGGTCGCCCGGTACCTGTTCCGCAAGGTCGTGGCGTGGGGCCGCTCGTCGAACGTGTTCCTGCGCAACGGGTCGCGGCTGTACCTCGACGTCGGCTCCCACCCCGAGTACGCGACCGCCGAGTGCGACGACTGGCGCCAGCTCGTCACGCACGACCGTGCCGGGGAGCGGATCCTCGAGGGCCTCGTCGCCGACGCCCAGCAGCGCCTCGAGCACGAGGGTCTGCCCGGGCGCATCCACCTGTTCAAGAACAACACCGACTCCGCCGGCAACTCCTACGGCTGCCACGAGAACTACCTCGTGCGCCGCCAGGGGGACTTCGCCCGCCTGTCGGACGTGCTCGTGCCGTTCCTCATCACCCGCCAGGTGCTCACCGGCGCGGGCAAGGTCCTGGCCACACCCCGGGGCGCCGTGTACTGCCTCTCGCAGCGCGCGGACCACATCTGGGAGGCCGTGTCGTCGGCGACGACGCGCTCGCGGCCGATCATCAACACCCGCGACGAGCCGCACGCCGACGCCGAGCACTACCGCCGCCTGCACGTCATCGTGGGCGACTCGTCGATGTCGGAGACCACGACGATGCTCAAGGTCGCCTCGACGGACCTGCTGCTGCGGCTCGTCGAGGCCGGGGTGCCCATGCGGGACATGGCGCTGGAGAACCCCATCCGCGCGATCCGGGAGATCAGCCACGACATGACGGGCAGCCAGCCCGTCACCCTGGCGTCGGGGCGCACGGTCACGGCGGTCGACCTGCAGGAGGAGTACCTGACCCGCGTCACGGACTTCGTCGGGTCGGAGCTGGGCCCGTCGCCGGAGACGAAGCAGGTCCTCGACCTGTGGGAGCGCGGGCTGCGCGCGCTGCGCACGGGCGACCTGGGCCTGGTCGACCGCGAGCTCGACTGGGTCATCAAGCACCGCATGATCGAGCGCTACCGCGCCAAGCACGGCCTCGACCTGGGCGACGTGCGCGTGCAGCGCCTCGACCTGGCGTACCACGACATCTCCCGCACCGAGGGGTTGTACAACCTCATGGCGGCCCGGGGCCTCGTCGAGCGGGTCACCACCGACCTCGAGGTCTTCGAGGCCACCGCCGTGCCGCCGCAGACGACCCGCGCCAAGCTCCGCGGCGACTTCGTGCGAGCCGCCCAGGAGGCCCGGCGCGACTACACGGTCGACTGGGTGCACCTCAAGCTCAACGACCAGGCCCAGCGCACCGTGCTGTGCAAGGACCCGTTCCGGGCCGTCGACGAGCGCGTGGACCGGCTGATCGAGTCCATGTGACGTGACGTCCGCCCCTGCCGCGGGCACGTACAGTGAGGCCGCGCCGCGCCCGTCCGGGGGCGGCGCGGGGTCGTCGACAGGAGGGCTGGGCGTGGCGCGTGTGACCGGTGCCCGCCGGTGGGGTGTGCTCGGTGTGCTGGTGGCGCTCGTGGTCGCGGGCTGCGGCGAGGTCGCCGCTCCGGACCCCGACGTGACGGTGACGGGCGACCCAGGCGTCGCACCCACGGTCACGTACCTGACGCCGCTGGCCGTCACGGACACCTACCGCGAGACCATCTGGCCCGGCACGGGCGACGCCCTCGTCGAGGGCGCACCCGTCCTCATCGACTTCCTGCTCAAGAACGCCACCGACGCGACGCTCGTCAAGGAGAGCTACTCCACGAGCCCCACGCCGCGCCTGCTGACCGAGGAGGACCTCGGCACCGACCTGTACGAGACCCTGCGCGGGCAGGACGTCGGCGCACGCCTGCTGCAGGTCGCGCCCGGCGGCTCGGGCGCCGACTACCCGACCGTCACAGTCCTCGACGTGCTGCCCACGCGCGCCGTCGGCGAGGCCGTCCCGCCCACCGAGGGCATGCCGACCGTCACCCTCGCGGGCAACGGCGAGCCGACCCTCGCCCCCGCGGGCACCGAACCGCCGGCCGACCTGCTCGTGCGGCCCCTGGTGCGGGGCACCGGCGCGCAGGTCCGCGCCAGCGACGTCGTCACCGTGCAGTACTCGGGTTTCGCATGGGACACCGGCGAGCAGTTCGACTCCTCCTGGACCCGCGGCCTGCCGGTGTCCTTCCTGCTGTCGGACGTGCAGGCCTGGGCCGACGGGCTGGTCGACCAGCCGACCGGCTCCCAGGTGATGCTCGTCGTGCCGCCGTCCTACCCGCTCGGCGTCACGGACGCCGAGGAGCTGGCGGGGCAGACGGTGGTGTTCGTCATCGACATCCTCGCGACCGGCGCACCCGCAGGAGGCGGATCATGACCCTGGCCCTGCGTGTCATCCCGTGCCTGGACGTCGACGCCGGGCGCGTCGTCAAGGGCGTGAACTTCCAGCACCTGCGCGACGCGGGCGACCCCGTCGAGCTCGCCCGCCGGTACGACGGCGAGGGCGCCGACGAGGTCACGTTCCTCGACGTCTCGGCGTCCTCGGGCGACCGGGAGACCACGTACGACGTCGTGCGGCGCACCGCCGAGGAGGTGTTCGTCCCGCTGACCGTCGGGGGCGGCGTCCGTTCGCCCGACGACGTGGACCGGCTGCTGCGCGCCGGGGCCGACAAGGTGGGCGTCAACACCGCGGCGATCGCCCGCCCCGAGCTGATCAGCGAGATCGCCGAGCGGTTCGGCAGCCAGGTGCTCGTGCTGTCGGTGGACGCCCGCCGCACGGGCGAGGGCACCAGGACCGACTCGGGCTACGAGGTCACGACGCACGGCGGTCGCCGGGGCACCGGCATCGACGCCGTGGCCTGGGCGGCGCGGGCGGCCGAGCTCGGTGCGGGGGAGATCCTGCTGAACTCGATGGACGCCGACGGCACGACGTCCGGGTTCGACCTGCCGATGCTGCGGGACGTGCGCGCGCAGGTCCGCGTGCCCCTCATCGCCTCCGGCGGGGCGGGCACGGTCGAGCACTTCGTCGAGGCGGCCCGGGCCGGTGCGGACGCCGTGCTCGCCGCGAGCGTCTTCCACTTCGGCACGCTGACCGTCGGGGCCGTCAAGGACGCGCTGCGCGCCGCGGGGGTCGTCGTCCGCTGACCCGGCGCGCGCCGGACGCCCAGGGCACGCGGGCGGCCAGGGAGCGCCGGGCCGTCGGGGGCGACGGCCGTGGCGGGCGCCGTTCGTCAGGGGCCGCTGAGCGCCTCGCGCACGTGCGCCGCGTCCGTCGCGTCGCCCTCGACCTGCACGTGGGCGGCCTGCAGCCGGCCCGACACGGCCAGGACGAGCTCGCCGACCTCGCCGCGCAGCACGACCGCGCCGTGGCCGGCCCGCGGCGAGCGCACCCGCCGGCGCACCCCGTCGGGGCGCACGAGCACCACGCCGACGCCGAGACGGGCCAGGCGCAGCGGCGCCACGGCCACGAGCTGCGACCACAGGCGGTCGCGCAGCTCGTCGGGCACCGCGCGCGCGGCCACGGGGCCGGCGCCGCGCCGCACGTCCTCGCCGTGCACGAAGTACTCGGTCACGTTGACCAGCTCGCCCGCCCAGGACATCGGCGACCACCGCGGGGGCGGCGTGGCGAACCGCTCGACGAGCGCCGCGTACCCGTCCGCGTCCTGCGCGCCGGCCGCGAGGGTGTCGATCGCCTCGTCGAGCCGGCCCGTCAGGACGGGGACGACGACGCCCGCACCCAGCGACGGTGCCTGCTCGCGCACGACGAGGTGCGCGGCGAGGTGCCGGGTGCGCCACCCCGCGCACAGGGTCGGTGCGTCGGGTCCGGCGGCGGTCAGGGCCTCGGCGAGGCGTGCCCGCTCGGTCGCGTGCCAGGTCATGGGCCCCGATGCTGCCACGTCGCGGCCGCCGGCGTCGCCGGTCCGGCCCCCGGGCGCGGACGGACCGCGTGAGAGGATGACGGCACCGCCTGCCCCACCCACGACCTCCGACCGAGGAGTGCTGCCTGTGCCTGCCCGCGCACCGTCACCGACCACCTCTGCGGCGCTGCGCGGCTCCGTGGCCCGCCGCTCCGTCGCCCTCGTGTGGCGGGGGCTGCGCGCGCACCCGGGCACGTACGCGGGCGCCATCGGTGCGTCCGCCGCCTTCGGTGCGCTGACCGTGGCGGTCAGCCAGGTGCTGGGCCGGGTCACCGACCAGGTCGTCGTCCCCGCCATCGCGGGGTCGGCGTCGGCGCGGGGGCAGATCTGGCTCGCGGGGGCGGTGGTCGCGCTCGTCGCGGTGAGCCTCGCGGTGGCCGTGGCGCTGCGCCGTGTCCTCGCCGGCGTCGGCGTGGCCCGTCTGCAGGCGGACCACCGGCGCGCCGTGACCCGGCAGTACCTGCGGCTGCCGATGTCGTGGCACCGGCGCCACCCCACCGGCCAGCTGCTGTCGAACGCGGGCTCGGACGTGGAGGCCGCGACGGGGGTGTTCAACCCGCTGCCCTTCGCGCTCGGCGTCGTGGTGATGATCGGTGTCGCGGCCGTCGCCCTGCTGCGCACCGACGTGTGGCTGGCGCTCGCGGCGCTCGTGGTGCTGCCCCTGGCGGTCGTGGCGAACCTGGTGTTCCAGCGGCGGATGAGCCCGGCCATCACCCGGGCCCAGCAGCTGCGCGCCGAGGTCGCGGACATCGCGCACGAGTCGTTCGAGGCGGCGTCCCTCGTGAAGTCCCTCGGCACGGAGGACCGCGAGGGCGCGCGGTTCACGGAGCGGGCCGCGGCGCTGCGGGACGCGAACGTCCGTGTCGGGGTCGTGCGCGCCGTGTTCGACCCCGTCATCGACCTGCTGCCCAACCTCGGCACCCTGCTCGTCCTGCTGGTCGGCACGCTGCGGGTGTCCGCGGGTGCGATCGGCACGGGCGACGTCGTGGCCGCCGCGTACCTGCTCACGGTGCTCGCGGTGCCCGTGCGCGCCTTCGGCTGGGTGCTCGGGGAGCTGCCGCGCGGGCTGGTCGGCCACGACCGGATCGCCCGGGTCCTCGACGCCGGCGGCGCCCCGCGCGACGGGGCGGTGCCGCTGCCGGTGAGCGCTCCCGGCGCGCGGGTGACGATGCGCGACGTCGTCGTGCGCGTCCCCACGGCCGAGGGCGAGGTCACGCTGCTCGAGGATGTCGCGCTCGACGTGCCCGCCGGGCGCACCGTGGCCGTCGTCGGCCCGACGGGCTCCGGCAAGTCGACGCTCGTGGGGCTGGTCGCCCGCCTGGCGGACCCGAGCGCGGGGGTCGTCGAGGTCGACGGGCGTGACGTGCGCGACGTCGACGCCGCCGACCTGGCGGCGCAGGTCGCGCTCGTCAGCCAGGCCACGTTCGTGTTCGAGGACA
This region includes:
- a CDS encoding TIGR03085 family metal-binding protein, with protein sequence MTWHATERARLAEALTAAGPDAPTLCAGWRTRHLAAHLVVREQAPSLGAGVVVPVLTGRLDEAIDTLAAGAQDADGYAALVERFATPPPRWSPMSWAGELVNVTEYFVHGEDVRRGAGPVAARAVPDELRDRLWSQLVAVAPLRLARLGVGVVLVRPDGVRRRVRSPRAGHGAVVLRGEVGELVLAVSGRLQAAHVQVEGDATDAAHVREALSGP
- a CDS encoding ABC transporter ATP-binding protein, yielding MPARAPSPTTSAALRGSVARRSVALVWRGLRAHPGTYAGAIGASAAFGALTVAVSQVLGRVTDQVVVPAIAGSASARGQIWLAGAVVALVAVSLAVAVALRRVLAGVGVARLQADHRRAVTRQYLRLPMSWHRRHPTGQLLSNAGSDVEAATGVFNPLPFALGVVVMIGVAAVALLRTDVWLALAALVVLPLAVVANLVFQRRMSPAITRAQQLRAEVADIAHESFEAASLVKSLGTEDREGARFTERAAALRDANVRVGVVRAVFDPVIDLLPNLGTLLVLLVGTLRVSAGAIGTGDVVAAAYLLTVLAVPVRAFGWVLGELPRGLVGHDRIARVLDAGGAPRDGAVPLPVSAPGARVTMRDVVVRVPTAEGEVTLLEDVALDVPAGRTVAVVGPTGSGKSTLVGLVARLADPSAGVVEVDGRDVRDVDAADLAAQVALVSQATFVFEDTVRGNVTLADAGDPGAPTDAQVWDALRTAHVEDVVRALPGGLDAPLGERGANLSGGQRQRLALARALVRRPRVLVLDDATSAVDPRIERAILTGLRRDDDGAGAGGDPTVLLVAYRMSSVLLADEVVHLEGGRVVDRGTHAELLARDPGYRDLATAYEEETARRARERADADAVDADADPPPGAGGRRTDEAAGERR